The Prunus dulcis chromosome 5, ALMONDv2, whole genome shotgun sequence genomic sequence GATGAAATGTTCTTCTCTGATACACCCAAGCATGTCCTTCAGGGGGAGACTAGTAGTGAAGGACATAGCTGGCTAGATTTACAAGGTGAAGTAGTATTGGATAGTTTGATACAAAGGGAAGAACCGACCAAACCTACTGAACCGGCTGAACTTGATACCCTGGCCGAACCTGCTACACCCGTTGAACCTACTATTTTAACTGATGTCACTGTTGTCACTGAACCGATTACCCCTTATGAAGCTTCCCTAATAGTACCCAATCAAGCTCCCCTGGATAATCCTAAGGTAAGTGCTTCTATTCATACTGCTGATAATTCTTATGTTTTACCGCCTAGACGAAACCGTGGGTTTCCACCTGATCATTACTCACCAGAAGGCAAAGCAAGATATGCTATTGCCCATTATGTGACGGATCACATGTTATCTCCTGAGTGCAAAGCTTTTGTGGCCAGAATGGAtagtattaaaatttcaacccGTATTGAGGAGGCATCTAATGATCCAAAATAGGCTGAAGCCATGAATATTGAAATGGAGGCGCTgcagaaaaataatacatgtGACATTGTTGATCTACCAAAGTGAATGAAGCATGTTGGAtgcagatgggtgtttacAGTTAAATATAATGCAGATGGTACTGTGGAGAGGTACAAGGCAAGATTAGTAGCCAAAGGGTTCACTCATACATATGGAGTTGATTATCATGATACTTTTGCACCTGTGGCTAAGATGAATACTGTCAAAGTTTTGTTGTCAATTTGATGTAAAAAatgcattcttacatggtgaACTAGAAGAAGAAGTGTACATGAGTCTTCCACTGGGGTATAGCATTACCGGTGACACGGGGAACGTGtgcaaattaaaaaaggcGTTGTACAGGTTAAAGTAGTCTCCTCGGGCATGGTTTGGCAGAATTACTACAGCTATGAAGAAGTTTAGTTATCAACAAGCCAATACTGATCATACTCTATTCATTAAACATAGGGCTGGTAAGGTGACTTTGTTgattatttatgttgatgatatgattgtgaCTGGTGATGATACTGCAAAAATCGAGGAACTACAGAAGTGTTTAGCATCTGAATTTGAGATAAAAGATTTGGGTAgtctgaaatattttctagGAGTGGAAGTCACTCGATCTAAACATGGCTTATTTCTTTCACAAAGGAAGTATGTCATGGACCTGTTAGCAGATACTGGAATGCTTGACTGTAAACCAGCTGATACACCTATTGTTGAGAATCACAAACTTGGTGTTTATGTGGATCAGGTcctaactaacaaagaaagataccaaaagTTGGTTaggagatttatttatttatcattgaCACGCCCTGATATTGCCTATGCGGTAAGCGTTGCTAGCCAATTTATGCATTCCCCTAGTGATGATCATATGGCTGCTGTGATGCGTATTTAGAGTTACTTAAAGTCTGCTCCTGGGAGaggtttattatttaaaaaaaaaaatggccaCTTGGATCTAGAAGGTTACACTAATGCAGATTATGCAAGGAATATTACAGATAGACATTCTACATCTGGTTACTTCACATTTGTTGGTGGTAACCTAGTTACGTGGCGTAGCAAGAAGCAAAACGTTGTGTCTCGGTCCTTTGCAGAGTCTGAGTACAGAGGGATTGCCCAAGGGGTTTGTGAAATACTGTGATTGAGGTGGTTACTTGCTGAAATTGGGTTTAGACCGGATGCTACTACAAAGCTCTACTGTGATAATCAGTATGCATTTGAAATTGCTAACAATCCAGTGCAACATGATCGAACTAAGCATGTAGAAGTTGATTGGCATTTCATTAAGGAGAAGTTGGAGCATAAGTTAATTCCTATACCTTTTGTGCCCTCTTCAGAGCAGATATGCTGACCCATGCCGTGTCAAAGCGCCGATTTGAAGACTAacttgacaagttgggcattaCTGAtatctatgcaccaacttgagggggagtgttggcgtgagtCAACGTTCCTATTAAGAATAGAATTTTTTCCTATTAGGaatagaatttatattttattgtaattatctaatttgagtagaattaggagattttgtgcatattttctatttgtaCCCACTCTGTATACCCATTCTTAATgtagtatatatattcctcCTTGAGAAAAGAATAAACATATCAGTTTAAACCCTACCagtagtatatatatattttctactccctgtagtatatatattttctaccAGTATGAAATTGTTTAGTCAATGAAAACTTTTCCCTTTCAATCATTCTGGATGCTTCATAAAAGTCTTTATATTCTTGCTTTTACGAGTGCCAAATTGTCAAAAGTTTTCTTTACTAGTGACCACTTTCACTGTTTGTGATAATGCTACTATTTAGAAACTTGCAGTTGAATTGATATGCCAAAATCAAAAACTTTATTTGCCAAATTTTATTGCTGAATATTGAAACAGACTTATCAAACTCCAAGTTGAAGTTTGATTTTACAATCCTACTGAATGATTCTAACTTCCTTGCTAtgaaaaaaatgcaaactACATAAACTAGctcaaaaggaaaacaaaaccaactGAAATACTAGCTGCTTAATGTATTTGATCTATGATCATTTTTCTCCTTGCTTGGTGGCATCTGGTTTATCAGTTCCTTTACCCTTGTTCTTTTCCAGCCATTTCTTATATCTTCTGCATTCTCTCTTCATGTGCCCAAATTTCTTGCAAAAGAAACACTTCAATCCAACAagttttccttccttttcttcctcatGTTTTCTTGCTTTCCGTGCTGTTGTATAGGTATTCCCATACGATTTTGGCTTTCCTTTTATATCATGTTATGCATTGATATGGTTTTGTTCCCTCTCTTTCTTGTTGTCTTGTTGCTATTGCACACAAATACCTATTAGATCATTCATAATCCACATCTCCTTTTGAGCAATGTAAGTGCTATTGAGAAGTTTGAAAGTACTCGGCGGAGAGTTGATTGCAAAATCACCATCATAGCTTCATCTACATTCACATCCAGGGATCTTAACTTGTTTCCAATGCCGAGCATTTTTGTTATGTGAACCCTGACACAACCTTCCCCATCATATTTCAAATCTGTCAATTGACCCGTCAAGTTTCCTATCTCAACTTTCTTAGATTCTTGAAACTTTTCTCCAATTCCCTTAAGGAAAGCCTTAGCATTGTCAGATGAAGGAATGACACCTTTCACAGAGGGTGAGATCGATCTTGTCATAATGAGAATGGCCATTCTGTTTGTCTTGTTCCGTTCGGCATATTTGAGAATTGAACATGTTTTAGTAATCACCAAAACACATGACACATGAATTTCTTTTATGTATTGATTTCTCATATCTGTGGACAGAAAGAAATCTCCATGAATTCATAAACCTCATGTTTTGCATCACACCACAGTAGATTTCCGTAAACAAGACTACCAACATCTGTGGACAGAAGGTTTTTTCTCATTTACATCGATCTTCTGTGCAATCTTGATCAGTTTCCTTTGAATACAAGATTCCTTGATTAACTATGCATTGTGGCTCGCTCTAGTTAATACAGAATTTCTTGAAACCTTGATCTTTAGCCTTCAAGCATGGAtaacaaaaatcataaatttgaaaacatgCTTAACAGATCTACATAAatagaaaagtgaaaaagcaAAACCATGCTTCATTCAATTTTCAGTCTTCAAAACTAATTTGCAGCATGGTATGCAGCggattattttgttttgtttcaatcgttttatgttattgttaaaacatgcgcgacgaaatattttttgttttaaatttttttaatttaaaataaactaatttaatagtttgcgctacgaaatattttgtcgcgcaaggtttttgactttttgttttattatttctttaatattaattttttcaaatttttactttttaaatttaatttaattgtatgatttctttttaaaattactttaatttaaattgatattaatttttactttttaaatttaatttaattgtatgattttttttaattactttaatttaaattgacatattcaaaataaaattacatatgaaaaatagtgattaaattatccaataaatatatatataatattcaaaatgtacacataaattaacaaagtacaataataaaatcctaatacaagcgtattgtggtggtagtggtggaggatatgttttgatagcttcctaatcctcaactttagccgtcaaagtctcgatgattccctacaaaaaaaataaatatggtcaaataaccaccaaaaaaaaaaaaaggcataatctcccctaaaattgttataccacaaatccaacccaaactccaatccctcccctttactcaaccccaaaacccacacaaactcaaaattaactccaaaaacacatattaatgaaaaaaatttaaaatttggagagaatataccttttggcaagatttagagtgaatgagaatgagagggagaagtgagtgtgagagaattagagaagatagtgatagagagatgagagagtgagtgagagagagtgagagatagtgaagagagagatgagagattaagtgagaggagtgagtgagagaaatggtgggagttggggagagggaaagagaaaggagaggtaagagtagagaaaggcattgagaaaatggtggagttatttcggttttaaaaaccgtatcactttgcgcgacgaaaaatattgttggtcgcgcagaggtttgcgcaacgaaaaatattggaatattaATCGCGCaaccttttgcgcgacgaaacatattggacgcgcaaagtctaaaaaaattatttaaaaaaaataaaaatctccgcgtcccatttttggtacccgccaaaatttttaaatttttgcgcgacgaatagaggaGTATTGGTCATGCAAagtcaaaaaattatttttaaaaaaaaaatccccgcgtcccatttttggtacccgccaacatttttaaatttttgcgcgacgaatagagaaatattggtcgcgcaaagtcaaaaaaaattattttaaaaaaaaaatccccgcgtcccatttttggtacccgccaaaatttttaaatttttgcgcgacgaatatagtattattggtcgcgcaaagtctaaaaaaattattttaaaaaaataaaactccccgcatcccatttttggtacccaccaaaatttttaaatttttgcgcgacgaaaaatacgtatttgtcgcgcaaagtctaaaaaaattatttaaaaaaaataaaaatccccgtgtcccatttttggtacccgccaaaatttttaaatttttgcgcgatgaaaaatacatactggtcacgcaaagtctaaaaaaattcccgcgtccgatttttccaaattttttcgagacgaaaaaatatattggtcgcgcaaatttttgagcgacaaaaaatattggtcgcgcaaagtctaaaatttttttattttttttaaaaatcccgCGTctcatttttggtacccgtccaaatttttagagttttgcgcgacaaactgTTGGttgcgcaaacttttgagagacgaaaaattggttcgtaacacaatatttataaaaataattgttatgaataataaaaataaaattattttattttacaatttaaaatataaataaggttaaagctgcttaataaatatatatactattcaatttcttaagtgttatacgtacaaaataaataaatttaaagctacttaataaataaatatatatacacacaccattcaacgatccaaccgtcaaacttatttctatatacttcaagatcttataccccaaaaatcgcaaaaaacaaacattcagagatctagtaacgagACAAAatttttcgatggttataaatgaaaaattacgatttaacggttatttgaactccgattttgatgatttttttttacagctacactccttgaccatatatgaatacaatgactgaatttgatcttcaatttaaaatatttacactagtggatatcacaaaatcttatgttatatctAACGAACGTATAAATAacctcttaattgttagtgaatatattgttttgatggcatatgcattcaccaaaactagtttcaatgatccaaccgtcaaacttgtttgtttatacttcgagatcatatacaccaaaaatcggaaaaaataaatattcagagatcaagtaatgggacaaaacttttcgacggttctaatgaaaaatcatgatttaacggttattttaactctgattttgatgattttacacagctacactccttgaccctatataaatacaatgactgaatttgatcttcaatttaaaatatttacactagtggataccacaaaatcttatgttatatttaccgaacgtataaataaactcttaattgttagtgaatatattgttttgatggcatatgcattcaccaaaactagtttcaacgatccaactgtcaaacttgtttgtttatacttcgagatcatatacgccaaaaatcggaaaaaataaacattcagagatcaagtaatgggacaaaacttttcgacggttataatgaaaaatcacgatttaacggttattttaactccgatttttatgattttttacagctacactccttgaccctatatgaatacaatgaactaattcgatcgtcaatttaaaatatatattttctaacaaaaacccaatcggaacaacaataatatatttttctaaccaaaatccgatccgatctaaaataataaatttaaagctacttaataaatatatatactgtttcatttcttaagtgttatgcatacaaaataaaaaacaaaaataaattagtttaggcgacgaaatgtttggattacgtcatgcaaagattttaaaatacatatatattttatttttataaggactttgcgcgacgaagtcatgtttcgtcgcgcaaagtcactttgagcgacgatgtattgttgtcgcgcaaagtactttgcgcgacgaatgttttttcgtcgcgcaaaatttggtcgcgcaagactttgagcgacgatgtattgtcgtcgcgcaaaagttcgtcacgcaaagtactttgcgcgacgaatgttttttcgtcgctcaaaatttggtcgcgcaagactttgagcgacgatgtattgtcgtcgcgcaaaagtttgtcgcgcaaagccactttgagcgacgatatATTGTTGTTGCGCAAagtactttgcgcgacgaatgttttttcgtcgcgcaaaatttggtcacgcaagactttgagcgacgacgtattgtcgtcgcgcaaaagtttgtcgcgaagtgactttgcgctacgaattgtttttcgtcgcgcaaaatttggtcgcgcaagactttgagcgacgaagttttgtGTTTCGTCGagcaaagtgactttgagcgacgaatagtttttcgtcgcgcaaaatttggtcgcgcaaggggtttGTTTTACTAGTGCCCATTAGGACTAGGCtatccaaataaaatattattaactaATCCCACTAGAATTAGGCTAACCAACAAAAGAACTAAACCCCACACCCCACGTGAAAAAATTAGACTCCCACAAGGCATAGACATTCCCTCTCTCCTTTAccccaaaaattaaaaaaatataaaaaataaataattagtgATTTTAATAGGtttttgttatcaatgaaatttACTCGTACCGTTGAGTTTTCAATAGGTTTGTATGTAAGCTAAATTTAGCCCACACCATTCTAAAATCCTGGGTCCGTCCCTGGATACCACAACAAACTATATAGGCTGCATATATTAAAACACTAACATTGATCGTAACCAAATTCTTCTACTCAGAATGATCCTTTAAGCTATTATTCTAGATGGGGTTTTGAATGTCTTTTTGCTGGTCTGATCGTCTGAGCAGGGACttgatatttatatgcatTGGCTCAAGATTCCTAGCCCATCAAGGAATACAAGAGCTATCCAAATTGCAGTGGTATAAGGTGCTCTAATCGATTACACaccattcaacgatccaaccataagacttgtttgtatatacttcaagatcatataccccaaaaatcgcaaaaaacaaacattcagagatctagtaacgggacaaaacttttcgatagttataaatgaaaaatcacgatttaacggttattttaactccgattttgatgatttttttacagctacactccttgaccctatacgAATACAATAActaaatttgatcttcaatttaaaacatttgcactagtgaataccacaaaatcttatgttatatttaacgaaagtataaataaactctcaattgttagtgaatatattattttgatggcatatgcattctaagaaactagtttcaaagatccaaccgtcaaacttgtttttttatacttcgagatcatatacgccaaaaattggaaaaaataaacattcatagatcaagtaacgggacaaaacttttcgacggttataaatgaaaaatcatgatttaacggttattttaactccgattttgatgattttttacagctacactccttgaccctatatgaatacaatgactgaatttgatcttcaatttaaaatatttacaccagtggataccacaaaatcttatgttatatttaatgaaaatataaataaactcttaattgttagtgaatatattgttttgatggcataggcattctacgaaactagtttcaacgatccaaccatcaaacttgttttttaatacttcgagatcacatacgccaaaaatcgaaaaaaataaacattcagaccTCAAGTAACTGGACAAAACTTTttgacggttataaatgaaaaatcatgatttaacggttattttaactccgattttcatgattttttacagctacactccatGACcttatatgaatacaatgactgaatttgatcttcaatttaaaatatttacactagtggataccacaaaatcttatgttatatttaacaaaaatataaataaactcttaattgttagtgaatatattgttttgatggcatacacattctacgaaagtagtttcaacaatccaaccgtcaaacttgtttgtttatacttcgagatcatatacgccaaaaattggaaaaaataaacattcattgatcaagtaacgggacaaaacttttcgatggttgtaaatgaaaaatcatgatttaatggttattttaactccgattttgatgattttttacagctacactccttgaccctatatgaatacaatgactgaatttgatcttcaatttaaaaaatttacactagtggataccacaaaatcttatgttatatttaacgaaagtataaataaacttttaattgttagtgaatatattgttttgatggcatatgcattcaaaaaaactagtttcaacaatccaaccgtcaaacttgtttgtttatacttcgagatcatatacgccaaaaatcggaaaaaataaacattcagagatcaagtaaggggacaaaacttttcgacggttataatgaaaaatgacgatttaacggttattttaactccgattttgatgattttttactgctacactccttaacccgatatgaatacaatgaaataattcgatcgtcaatttaaaatatatattttctaacgaaaacccaatccgaacaacacgaatatatttttctaataaaaatccgatccgatctaaaataataaatttaaagctacttaataaatatatataccgtttaatttcttaagttttatgcatacaaaataaaaaacaaaaataaattggtttaggtgacaaaatgtttggattacgtcatgcaaagattttaaaaaataattttttaattttatttatttttataatgactttgtgcgacgaagttaacttttcgtcgcgcaaagtcactttgagcgacgaattatttttcgtcgcacaaaattggTCGCACaatactttgagcgacgatgtattgtcgtcgcgcaaaagtttgtcgcgcgaagtgaagtttcgtcgcgcaaagtgactttgagcgacgaatagtttttcgtcgcgcaaagtgactttgagcgacgaatagtttttcgtcgcgcaaaatttggtcgcgcaagaggttttttttactagtggtgtcacatgtatttaaaatttaatatatgttttaaaataattataattcataaaattttaataagaaaacaaaaattttatgaattttaaattaaaaaaatttaaaaattttgtaaggaccatttgtgataggtgtatGAACCTCAAGAatattttgtgatatacatatatgccacgtcagcaaactaatggagtttttgacggaacctaacagcaggaaccatttgtgatcatacatactaaccttgaggaccatgaatgacaaaaaaaaaaaaattaaggatgcaatctgatagtttcgtaaaccttagggacgttttgtgataataagcttTTTTTTACACATGTATAGCAAATTTTATCCATGGATGCATCTTGATAAGCACTTATGTCATCAACCACAATCAATCAACCTTCTTTAAAGGGTttcgagagagagaggagctAGCGAATTCAGAACTAGCTAAATGCTATTGAAGCCCGTCTTAATGGGACTGTCTTGAATCCGTTGCAGCCTCTTCTTGCAGCGGCCGGCAGGCATAGATAACATTCAATCTATTGACATATGGCCTTATTCATCTAGGCTTTGAAATAAGCTGCTAGGTAACACTATTTTTGGGATGTGTATGAGGGTAAAGTCTAATGGTAACAATGAAATTAGAATATTACATTGGATATGGTATTATATggtttaataataataatgtggtatttttgtaatgaataatgctactcttgcCACATTTGTATATTACATTTCCATacgagtttttataaaaaaataataataatgaaaatttaCTCCTCATTTTCATGAGTgttagtttttataaaaactttcaaaagcAGCCAAACAGTCACCTAAAAAGACTCAAATGCCCTTAGAACTAAAACCTACTTAAACCTAAAAAGCAAAACTCTGTTTGAGACTTGCGAAGAGAAAACTATGATGGATTCAGCCGCCCTCAACCATGGAAAAAAAACTAAGATGAATAGAAAAttaccaaatatatatataaaacctttaaaaaaaactattacaATAAATCATACGAGCTGCAATATAATCATATGTATTCACACTGAAAACTATAAAATTTGacgcataaaaaaaaaaaaactaacaaatttGATGGGTCCACCCGCTCCACACCGAGGCCTTCTTTCTTTGGTGTAATTGTTGATTTTCAACAacaacatttttcttttcgaaATATATGATGGAGATTTTGACTCATTATTCAACAATTTACTACTCATTACAAGATGGGTTCAACAGAAGTGGTCTATGTTGGTTAAGGAAATAACTTTTGGAGACATGGGGAAATAAATACTCATATTTTCTGGAGAAATATACTTGGAAACAATGGGTATTTCATAATCCTTGGAAACTGGGTGGATTGCAAAGTCCATCTAATAAGCTTTGCGGCAAAAACTTGTTGAGGGTTGGTTTGTTATAATCTTTGTGTGAGCTGAGGAAGTCATGTTGCTGTACAAAGCTTGGTGTGGGGGACCATGTGGATGTTATGATTACTATAGCTCATATAGTCATGCCTAACACCATACACGCGTAATGGCAGTACATGTGGGCTTGGTAGGTATTCCATGACTCGAACGAACCACTGCAAAAAAGTGATCACAACTTCTAGTATAAATACTGTGTCTGTGTGTGAGAACTAAGCAGCAtatttagatatatatatatatatatatatatatatataaggcaTAATATATGAGATATTAGATCATCAGCATGCCATTAATATATGAGATATTGGCAATGTTAAAACTACTCCTTCTTGTGCTCTTGTCAGCGGCTTCTCTGCAAGCTATCACCACTC encodes the following:
- the LOC117628895 gene encoding uncharacterized mitochondrial protein AtMg00810-like, which gives rise to MKKFSYQQANTDHTLFIKHRAGKVTLLIIYVDDMIVTGDDTAKIEELQKCLASEFEIKDLGSLKYFLGVEVTRSKHGLFLSQRKYVMDLLADTGMLDCKPADTPIVENHKLGVYVDQSYLKSAPGRGLLFKKKNGHLDLEGYTNADYARNITDRHSTSGYFTFVGGNLVTWRSKKQNVVSRSFAESEYRGIAQGVCEIL